A genomic region of Dunckerocampus dactyliophorus isolate RoL2022-P2 chromosome 10, RoL_Ddac_1.1, whole genome shotgun sequence contains the following coding sequences:
- the matk gene encoding megakaryocyte-associated tyrosine-protein kinase isoform X1: MVYLLNVFLFYLSKVSKTSIKPCDLLIAKMSWSSGTQCVAKGDHRKPKPGELAYHKGDILTIVDTSIISKGCYKARHNSTGDEGIINCANVRERGALRVDPSLSLMPWFHGKISGPHAVCQLQPAQDGLFLVRESIRHPGDYVLCVSVCGEVIHYRVLHQDNTLTIDSKQHFCNLIDMIEFYSHNKGSLAQTLLKPKPKHGAKSAEIELSKAGWLLDITKLTLGSNIGEGEFGAVFEGDYLGQKVAVKTIKFDVTAQAFLQETAVMTKLRHKNLVGLLGVILHKGLLIITELMMKGNLANFLRTRGRSIISSVQLLGFALDVCEGMEFLESKKLVHRDLAARNILVSDDTVAKVSDFGLTRAASKVSDNQRAKLPVKWSAPEALGKEKFSTKSDVWSYGVLLWEIFSYGRQPYPKMSLKEVKERVEGGYRMEAPGDCPPAVYALMTACWDQDPRKRPAFHKLREKVEQQMHKHSPGSGC, translated from the exons ATGGTCTACTTattgaatgtgtttttgttttatctttCAAAGGTGTCCAAGACCTCCATCAAACCTTGTGACCTGCTCATAGCAAAG ATGAGCTGGAGCTCTGGTACGCAGTGCGTTGCCAAGGGAGACCACAGGAAGCCCAAACCGGGGGAGTTGGCGTACCACAAAGGAGACATCCTCACCATTGTTGACACGAGTATAATT AGTAAGGGATGCTACAAAGCCAGACACAACTCCACCGGAGACGAGGGCATCATAAACTGCGCCAACGTGCGTGAAAGAGGAGCTCTGCGCGTGGATCCGAGCCTCAGCCTCATGCC ATGGTTTCACGGGAAGATCTCGGGCCCCCATGCCGTCTGCCAGCTGCAGCCGGCGCAGGACGGCCTGTTCCTGGTGCGGGAGTCCATCCGGCACCCCGGCGACTACGTgctgtgtgtgagcgtgtgcggAGAGGTCATCCACTACCGAGTGTTGCATCAGGACAACACGCTGACCATCGACAGCAAGCAGCACTTTTGCAATCTCATTGACATGATAGAG TTCTACTCTCACAACAAGGGCTCCCTTGCCCAAACGCTCctcaaaccaaaaccaaaacacgGAGCCAAGTCGGCTGAGATAGAGCTGTCCAAAG CTGGATGGTTGCTGGACATCACTAAACTCACACTGGGCAGCAACATTGGAGAAGGGGAGTTTGGTG CTGTGTTTGAAGGCGACTATTTGGGCCAGAAGGTGGCAGTCAAGACCATTAAGTTTGACGTGACTGCACAGGCCTTCCTGCAAGAGACCGCCGTGATGAC GAAATTACGCCACAAAAACCTGGTGGGCTTGCTGGGTGTCATCTTGCACAAAGGCCTTCTCATCATCACAGAGCTCATGATGAAG GGAAACCTGGCCAACTTTCTTCGGACGAGAGGCCGTTCGATCATCAGCTCCGTGCAGCTGCTTGGCTTTGCACT TGATGTGTGTGAGGGAATGGAGTTCCTGGAGTCCAAGAAGCTGGTGCACAGAGACTTAGCCGCTCGCAATATCCTGGTCTCTGATGACACGGTGGCCAAGGTCAGCGACTTTGGCCTAACCCGGGCTGCTTCCAAGGTGTCCGATAACCAACGGGCCAAACTGCCTGTCAAATGGAGCGCCCCTGAAGCTCTGGGGAAGGAG AAATTCTCCACAAAGTCTGATGTTTGGAGTTATGGTGTTCTTCTGTGGGAAATCTTCTCCTACGGTCGTCAACCATACCCAAAGAtg TCTCTCAAGGAGGTGAAAGAGCGAGTGGAGGGAGGCTACCGCATGGAGGCCCCGGGCGACTGCCCCCCCGCTGTTTACGCCCTTATGACGGCTTGCTGGGACCAGGACCCTCGCAAAAGACCTGCTTTTCACAAACTGAGGGAGAAAGTGGAACAGCAGATGCATAAACACAGCCCGGGTTCTGGGTGCTGA
- the matk gene encoding megakaryocyte-associated tyrosine-protein kinase isoform X2 has translation MSWSSGTQCVAKGDHRKPKPGELAYHKGDILTIVDTSIISKGCYKARHNSTGDEGIINCANVRERGALRVDPSLSLMPWFHGKISGPHAVCQLQPAQDGLFLVRESIRHPGDYVLCVSVCGEVIHYRVLHQDNTLTIDSKQHFCNLIDMIEFYSHNKGSLAQTLLKPKPKHGAKSAEIELSKAGWLLDITKLTLGSNIGEGEFGAVFEGDYLGQKVAVKTIKFDVTAQAFLQETAVMTKLRHKNLVGLLGVILHKGLLIITELMMKGNLANFLRTRGRSIISSVQLLGFALDVCEGMEFLESKKLVHRDLAARNILVSDDTVAKVSDFGLTRAASKVSDNQRAKLPVKWSAPEALGKEKFSTKSDVWSYGVLLWEIFSYGRQPYPKMSLKEVKERVEGGYRMEAPGDCPPAVYALMTACWDQDPRKRPAFHKLREKVEQQMHKHSPGSGC, from the exons ATGAGCTGGAGCTCTGGTACGCAGTGCGTTGCCAAGGGAGACCACAGGAAGCCCAAACCGGGGGAGTTGGCGTACCACAAAGGAGACATCCTCACCATTGTTGACACGAGTATAATT AGTAAGGGATGCTACAAAGCCAGACACAACTCCACCGGAGACGAGGGCATCATAAACTGCGCCAACGTGCGTGAAAGAGGAGCTCTGCGCGTGGATCCGAGCCTCAGCCTCATGCC ATGGTTTCACGGGAAGATCTCGGGCCCCCATGCCGTCTGCCAGCTGCAGCCGGCGCAGGACGGCCTGTTCCTGGTGCGGGAGTCCATCCGGCACCCCGGCGACTACGTgctgtgtgtgagcgtgtgcggAGAGGTCATCCACTACCGAGTGTTGCATCAGGACAACACGCTGACCATCGACAGCAAGCAGCACTTTTGCAATCTCATTGACATGATAGAG TTCTACTCTCACAACAAGGGCTCCCTTGCCCAAACGCTCctcaaaccaaaaccaaaacacgGAGCCAAGTCGGCTGAGATAGAGCTGTCCAAAG CTGGATGGTTGCTGGACATCACTAAACTCACACTGGGCAGCAACATTGGAGAAGGGGAGTTTGGTG CTGTGTTTGAAGGCGACTATTTGGGCCAGAAGGTGGCAGTCAAGACCATTAAGTTTGACGTGACTGCACAGGCCTTCCTGCAAGAGACCGCCGTGATGAC GAAATTACGCCACAAAAACCTGGTGGGCTTGCTGGGTGTCATCTTGCACAAAGGCCTTCTCATCATCACAGAGCTCATGATGAAG GGAAACCTGGCCAACTTTCTTCGGACGAGAGGCCGTTCGATCATCAGCTCCGTGCAGCTGCTTGGCTTTGCACT TGATGTGTGTGAGGGAATGGAGTTCCTGGAGTCCAAGAAGCTGGTGCACAGAGACTTAGCCGCTCGCAATATCCTGGTCTCTGATGACACGGTGGCCAAGGTCAGCGACTTTGGCCTAACCCGGGCTGCTTCCAAGGTGTCCGATAACCAACGGGCCAAACTGCCTGTCAAATGGAGCGCCCCTGAAGCTCTGGGGAAGGAG AAATTCTCCACAAAGTCTGATGTTTGGAGTTATGGTGTTCTTCTGTGGGAAATCTTCTCCTACGGTCGTCAACCATACCCAAAGAtg TCTCTCAAGGAGGTGAAAGAGCGAGTGGAGGGAGGCTACCGCATGGAGGCCCCGGGCGACTGCCCCCCCGCTGTTTACGCCCTTATGACGGCTTGCTGGGACCAGGACCCTCGCAAAAGACCTGCTTTTCACAAACTGAGGGAGAAAGTGGAACAGCAGATGCATAAACACAGCCCGGGTTCTGGGTGCTGA
- the matk gene encoding megakaryocyte-associated tyrosine-protein kinase isoform X3, with product MVYLLNVFLFYLSKVSKTSIKPCDLLIAKMSWSSGTQCVAKGDHRKPKPGELAYHKGDILTIVDTSIISKGCYKARHNSTGDEGIINCANVRERGALRVDPSLSLMPWFHGKISGPHAVCQLQPAQDGLFLVRESIRHPGDYVLCVSVCGEVIHYRVLHQDNTLTIDSKQHFCNLIDMIEFYSHNKGSLAQTLLKPKPKHGAKSAEIELSKAGWLLDITKLTLGSNIGEGEFGAVFEGDYLGQKVAVKTIKFDVTAQAFLQETAVMTKLRHKNLVGLLGVILHKGLLIITELMMKGNLANFLRTRGRSIISSVQLLGFALDVCEGMEFLESKKLVHRDLAARNILVSDDTVAKVSDFGLTRAASKVSDNQRAKLPVKWSAPEALGKESLKEVKERVEGGYRMEAPGDCPPAVYALMTACWDQDPRKRPAFHKLREKVEQQMHKHSPGSGC from the exons ATGGTCTACTTattgaatgtgtttttgttttatctttCAAAGGTGTCCAAGACCTCCATCAAACCTTGTGACCTGCTCATAGCAAAG ATGAGCTGGAGCTCTGGTACGCAGTGCGTTGCCAAGGGAGACCACAGGAAGCCCAAACCGGGGGAGTTGGCGTACCACAAAGGAGACATCCTCACCATTGTTGACACGAGTATAATT AGTAAGGGATGCTACAAAGCCAGACACAACTCCACCGGAGACGAGGGCATCATAAACTGCGCCAACGTGCGTGAAAGAGGAGCTCTGCGCGTGGATCCGAGCCTCAGCCTCATGCC ATGGTTTCACGGGAAGATCTCGGGCCCCCATGCCGTCTGCCAGCTGCAGCCGGCGCAGGACGGCCTGTTCCTGGTGCGGGAGTCCATCCGGCACCCCGGCGACTACGTgctgtgtgtgagcgtgtgcggAGAGGTCATCCACTACCGAGTGTTGCATCAGGACAACACGCTGACCATCGACAGCAAGCAGCACTTTTGCAATCTCATTGACATGATAGAG TTCTACTCTCACAACAAGGGCTCCCTTGCCCAAACGCTCctcaaaccaaaaccaaaacacgGAGCCAAGTCGGCTGAGATAGAGCTGTCCAAAG CTGGATGGTTGCTGGACATCACTAAACTCACACTGGGCAGCAACATTGGAGAAGGGGAGTTTGGTG CTGTGTTTGAAGGCGACTATTTGGGCCAGAAGGTGGCAGTCAAGACCATTAAGTTTGACGTGACTGCACAGGCCTTCCTGCAAGAGACCGCCGTGATGAC GAAATTACGCCACAAAAACCTGGTGGGCTTGCTGGGTGTCATCTTGCACAAAGGCCTTCTCATCATCACAGAGCTCATGATGAAG GGAAACCTGGCCAACTTTCTTCGGACGAGAGGCCGTTCGATCATCAGCTCCGTGCAGCTGCTTGGCTTTGCACT TGATGTGTGTGAGGGAATGGAGTTCCTGGAGTCCAAGAAGCTGGTGCACAGAGACTTAGCCGCTCGCAATATCCTGGTCTCTGATGACACGGTGGCCAAGGTCAGCGACTTTGGCCTAACCCGGGCTGCTTCCAAGGTGTCCGATAACCAACGGGCCAAACTGCCTGTCAAATGGAGCGCCCCTGAAGCTCTGGGGAAGGAG TCTCTCAAGGAGGTGAAAGAGCGAGTGGAGGGAGGCTACCGCATGGAGGCCCCGGGCGACTGCCCCCCCGCTGTTTACGCCCTTATGACGGCTTGCTGGGACCAGGACCCTCGCAAAAGACCTGCTTTTCACAAACTGAGGGAGAAAGTGGAACAGCAGATGCATAAACACAGCCCGGGTTCTGGGTGCTGA